The sequence below is a genomic window from Chthoniobacterales bacterium.
TCATCGACGCAGAATGGCTTTTCCTCGCATCGCTCGGCGCTTTGGGCGACTCAGCCGGAATCCTAGGCAGGATCGAGCAGGCGGCGGCGGAGACTTGCGAGGAGGCGACGCGGCACGGGTTCCAGCGAGTGGGAGTGGTGAGCTTTGGCGGGAATGTACTGGCGGATACGCAGGCGGTCGCAAGCGCGATGATACGCGGTTTTTCCAAAAGCCCGCGACGTCCGGTGCTCGTATGGCATGAGACCGATGACACGCGCTTCAATACTCTCTGCGACACGCTGGGTAGAGACTCGGAGCTAAAACTGACGACGCGCCAATCGCTGGCGAGAATCGCTGCCGAGCCCGGTCCTCGAGAACCGATGATCCTCCATGTCCGACTCGAAGACGATCACTTGGAGGCGACGTGTTTGCTGCCTTCCTCGGCTGCCGTGGTTCCCACCATCCGCACCAAATTGTCGCCGGCCGAGCTTTCCCGTCTCGCCGAAGGCAGCGGACCGCGCAAACGCAGCACGCCGAACTTGGAGACTCTCGAACAGCGAGGCGAAGAACTGGCTGAGCGGTTATTCGGGAAGCAGGCGTCGGCGATCCTCGCGGCGTGCCGGGACTCGCGGATGGTGGTGATGCACGATACCGCTGCGTCGAAGGTTCCTTTCGAGATGCTCCTAGCCCCGCCGGATTTGCGACCGGCGCTCGCTGGCGGCATCACGCGCCGGTTGTCCATTTCGGGCTTGGCGTTCGAACGCCAGTTCGCCCAGCCGCCAAAAAAAGCGAAACTCAAGATACTGCTCATCGCGAACCCAACTCGCGACCTCCCCGGCGCGGCCAGGGAGGCCGAGGCCGTGCGTAAAATTCTTCTCAGCCAAAGCGACCGCCTGGAACTTGAAGAGCTTTGGGAAAACGAGGCCACGGAAGCCAAAGTCGCCGACGCGCTCGCCAGGGCCGACATCCTGCACTACTGCGGCCATGCTTTTTTCGACGGTCCCGGGCCTGCGGAAAGCGGGCTGGTTTTGGCTGGGCCAACGCCCTTCACCGGCGAAGACCTGGGGAGCGTCGCCCGGCTACCGCGTATCGCATTTGTTAATGCCTGCGAAGCGGGGCGCGTCCGCGGCGAGCCCGCCACCAACGCCGCCGCGTTCGCGGAGCTGTTCCTTCAGAGCGGCATGGATGCCTATCTGGGCACCTTTTGGGAAGTGGGGGATTCTGCTGCGGAGCGATTTGCCGGCACGGTGTACACCAAGCTCGCCATCGGCGAAACGCTCGAACAGGCGGCCCTCGCGGGCCGCAACGCTTTGTTCGCCGCCCGCGAACCCGATTGGGCGAACTACATGCTTGTCGGGGGCGCCAATTTCCGCCTCATCTCGGGTAGATAGAATCACGGCAGCACGCGCTTCACTGATCCTGCAACTACGTTAACGAACGATCTCATCGACTCTAACCGTTCAGATCTCTGGCTATTTGTCCTGCTTGTTCTTTGCCCGAACGCGCTCGATCTTTTTGCCGTCCCCGAAGCTGAGCATCTCGGCTTCGTCATAAAGCCCGGCATGGAGAAAGAATTCGAAGAGTTCGGGCACCGTTTGCTTCGCACCGGGATAGACTGGTCGGGTTGCGCGATCAGCCAGATACCAGCGGCAGAATGTCAACTCCTCATCGTCGCCCTTCGCGTCCGCCCACTCTTGCCGCAGGCGATTGACCGTGTCGCTGGAGATAGGCTGTTCGCGATTCTCCACGACGGAAGCAACTGGCACCACATATCCATTCGTATCGGCATCCGCGCCAGTGATGGCCCGGACGAGCTGCGTGAGTCGCGTAATCGTGGGCAGAGTGTGCGGGAATCCGAGCTTGTAAGTGACCCGGTATTTCTGTTGGCCGGTATTCATGACAAACTGCAGCTTCCCCCGGGTCCACTGCAGCTCAGAAACATCAAAGAGCTGGTTTTTGTCCGCTTTCCAGCCTGCGCGAGGAGCCAGGAGATCGGAGAAAGGTGCGCGGCGTCGCCAGTCCCAAAGAAGAATGCGGCCCGCTTCATTGATCAAGCAGAGGGTCGAAGGATCATCGCCAAAGCACAGGCCCACGATACTGCCAAAAGAGGCGCTATCGTCTAGTTCGAGCGTTTTCGGTAGCTGCTTGACCGTTAGCAATTTCCCATTTCCCGTATCCCAAACCATCAGCGAAAAGCCTTCCTTGTCGTGAGCTGCCACCGCGACGTATTGGCCATCATTCGAAATTGCTCCCCGAGCATTCACGTTGCTAGAATCCTCAGACCACTCTAATTTAAAGTCAGGCTTGAGGGGAATCGCTTGTCTGGCGTCACGGCGTAGAGCGAGCTCAAAAGTGAAAGCATCTGGCAACTCTTTTGGATCGGATGGATCTCTTCCCAAGGTCGTCACGGTGGCCGATAGGATTATCGATGGATTGGTGGACCGTGCCAGTTCGGTGACTCCCTCGAGCAGACTCCCTCCATAGAAACGCGTGGGCGCCTCCTGCGGAACAACCTCTGGCAAGGCCATCCCTTGCTTCCCATCGAAGATACAGTATTCGGAATGTTCGATGTCTCTGCCTTTGACCGAAGTGTGTTCAGATACGAGCGCCCCGAGAAAGAAGTCGCGCGCGCCAGCCAAATACCAAGTCATGGGAGTAGTGATCGCCTTGATCCGAAGCTTGCCCGACGCCTCTTGGCGAAGTTTACCCAACAGGAGGCGATCTGTGCCACAAAACAGAAACAAATCTGTCCCCGGCCAAAATTGCCCTTCCGACCCGCGGCCAGCCGAGCGCTGGAGTGCCATGGGCCACTCCACATCCTGAAGCTGCTTGAGATTTGTGCCTTGAATCGCGTATGCCGGGAGAGAGGTCTTTTTGTCTCCAGAAGAGTGCGGAGGAGAGAAAGCCAGCACCGCGCCGCTCGCATCGATAGATAGGTCAGAGTACGATGGAATGGTGGCAAATTTTTCCTGCGTAGATTCCAGCGTCAGATTTTGTGTCTGGAGTTCACAAAGCCAGATGCCCTCACCCTTCACCGAGGGCATGTTGTATAGAAACGCGAGACGCCTTTCATCTGGAAAGGGCTGGATGTGGCGAACACTGGACGTTCCAATATTCAGCTTCTGCGTAACCAATTTCGGCTCTGGACCGGCAAACCTCCAGATGTAGACGTCGATCCCATCGGGATGTTTCGACACTTCACGCTCGTTACGGTTTTCGGGCCCACCGGCGGCGACGACCAACCCCAGAGAGGGAAGCAAGGCGATTGCCGAAACTTCCTTCGGCACCTTTTGCCGAAGTTCCTTGGACGTATTCAAATCCATGACGGCCAACCAATTTTGCTCTCCGAAGCCGTCAACCGCCCTGGTGGCAAACCATCTCCCGTCGCGGCTCATGGTTCCGCTGAAGAAAGGGTCCAATCCCGAATCCGGTTTGCTCAGGTCAGCCAATCCCATTTTGTGCTCCCCAGGCACAGAGCCTCGAAACTCATTCGGAATTCCGTTTAGTACAACGCGAAAGTTTCCATCATCCGAAACGCCGAAACCTGAAATGCGCGAAAAACTTTGATATGCGTCCGCCGAGGCCGGCCCCGCGACCGGGATCGCAAAGGTCCGCTGGGTTAAAAGGCCATAGAGCCGGTCGGCGACCAGACGGTTCTCCGGCCAGATCCGCAGCGCGTGGAGCAGCAGCGGAAGCGCCTCCATTTCCTCACTTTCATTGATCGCTCGCTGGGCCGCGATGTAACCCTCGTTGGAACGCTGGTGCTGTGCGTCGGCGAGCGCGTCATCTGCCTGTTTCCGCGCTTTATTCGCCTCTTGCCGCGCCGCCGCCTCGGCCGCGGCTATCTTCGTCTGCCGTAGGTAAAGTCCGAAGCTCGCCATTGCCAGCATGCTCACGGTGACGAAAGCGGTAGCGATGCCCACGCGCCGCAACGTATCAACTTGCCAGCGCCGGACATGATTGCGAAGTGTGGCGATCACTATTGTAGAAGGAACCGCCGGGTTCGGTTCCATGACGCTGCGTGGGTCGACAACTTGCTTTAGACTGCTCGAGGAATTCGCCCATCCTATCCCGCGATCCACCAGCATGATCCGCTTCTTCATCTGAACTGCGAGTCGGGCTTCGTTGAGCACAGAGGGCCTTTCTCCCGTGGCACTACCGGCTAGGATGACCACAAAGCGGCTTTCACGGAGACGCCCTGCGATGGCCTCGGAGAGGGTTTCATCTTGGTTAAGTCCTTTGATATCCAGAAAACATCTTAATCGAGGCTTCTCATTGGCGAGCTTGACGAAAAGCGCATTCGCATAGCGGCTCTCACGATCATCCTCGCGGGTGTAACAAATAAAGACATCGAACCCGTAGAAATGGTCCATACAGCGCCGCAGTAAACTTCGCCTGGCCGCCAGGGGTTCAAGCGGATCAGTCTTCATAATTACAGGCCGTGGCTGTGCACCATCCGCCGCGGGCATTGCATTTCAGCCCCGCGTTCGCTCTTTGGGCGCCACTTCGCCGTAACCGTCTCGTGACTTTGCCTCGAAATACCTGTCTTTGGCGATGAACAAATATCTCTGGCGAATAGTAACCGTGAATAGGAAGCACGGTTTGATCCCGTTCTTCTGCAAGAGGTGCAGTTGCAATCGGCGATCCAAAATATAGCAACCGAAGTGTGGCAAGTTTGTGTACTAGGATTTGTGCTAGTGGCCTGACCCCGGAAACGTGGACATGACATAAATGTAGTTCTGCCTTTAGAAAGGCAAAACGAAAATGAAGAAGAGTCGATTTAGTTACGAAGAGAAGATAGCGATTCTGAAGGAAGTGCGAGCCGGGGCCACGGTGGTGGCGGCCTGCGCCAAGCACAATCTTTGGGGTGCAAACATACCATGGGTGGAAGCGCAAATTGGGGGATGGAAGTGGACGAGGCGCGGCGCTTACGAGCGCTGGAGGAAGAGAACGGGCGTTTGAAGCGGGTGGTGGCGGATCTGACGGTGCAGGTGCAGATCTTAAAAGAGGTGAACGCAAAAAAATGGTAAGCCCGTAAAGCGGGCGCCGGGCGGTGAAGCTCACAGTGGAAGAAGGCTTGGGCAGCGCGGCCCAAGCCTGCCGAGCGATCGATTTGGCGCGCTCGAGTTATTATCGGCCGGCGCAGCTTAGTCGAAAGAGGCGCGGAGTGAATCGAGCCGTGATTAAACGAAGCGAGCAGCATCCCCGTTACGGTTATCGGCGCATCACAGCGCTCCTGCGACGCAGCGGTCTAAGGATCAAATCCGAAGTGCGTCCAGCGCTTGCGCCGGGTGGCGGGAATCCAGGTACGTCAAAGACAAAGACGGATGCGGCGGCTGGGACCGCAGGAGAGCACTCGAATGCGGGCGACTGTCCCAAGGCAGGTTTGGAGCTGGGATTTTGTGGAGGACCAAACGGAAAATGGAACGCGCTTCCGTATTTTGACGCTCCTTGATGAGCACACCCGAGAGTGCCTGGCGATGCACGCGGCCTGGTCCCTCCGGGTCGTGGACGCGATCACGATCATCGAAGCGACAATCGCGCATTACGGCACACCGCCACATCTGCGCAGCGACAACGGCCCGGAGTTTATCGCCTACGCCATCCAGGATTGGCTCAAAGAGCGGCAGATTAAAACCCTCTACATCAAGCCGGGCAGTCCGTGAGAAAACGGTCACATCGAGAGCTGGCGCGTGGAATATAACGAAAAGCGGCGCCACAGCTCGCTCGGCTACCAAACACCAGGAAAGTTCGCCCGAGGCGCGAACAAAATTGGGCTCCTCCCGGCCTCCTTCCGCCCAAACTTGCCAAGACTAACCAAACCGGATTTTATCAGATCAAACAACCAGCAGAACTACACTTGTAACCTGTCTAGCTTTTGGGGTCAGGCCACTAAAATGACCGCTTTTCTGCTCACCCATTCGTAGAATTGTGCAACGTCGTCGAAATCGATGCTTACCCCTCGTAAGAACATTTCCTTTTGAAACGAAAAGCGAAGCCTTGAAATCGATGATTTCGCAATCCTAAGTCTGGCGCGTCTGCCAATTTCCGCCAATGTCGCGAGCGCGCTCGCTTGGCCCGCCGGTCGCATCCTCGGCGGGGAAAGCGACCAATTGCTTCGGCACTGATGTCGGATGTTGCAAGGTTGCTTTTCATGGCCATAAATGCGTAACGATTCGTCCAATGAAACGTGCTACTCCAAATTTTGATCGCTGGCTCAAAATCGTTGCCCGGGAACTCGCACCGCGCGGCGTTAAAGCAGAGCTCGCAAGGCACCTTTCCGAGCAATACGGTCGACCGCCGCGGTCCTGGGAGACGAATCTGGCGCAAATTGTCCGACGGGATTTGTTGGCGAATGCAGAAGTTCTATTAGCGATTGATGCCTGGCTTGCCCCGCGGACGGGCCGGAAAAAAAGAGTCGGTGACACTTCATCATTCTTAACTAACGCATCGCGGCGTACGTGCTCGCCAAGGTGTTATTGATGTAGGCAGTTGTCCGACGGGACTTATTGCCGAACGCAGAGGTCTCTTTGGTGATTGATGCGTTGGCTCGCGCGACGGGCGGGCCGGCGAAAAAGATCGGGCGCAAGCTTACTTATTCATAACTAAACATCGCCGCGCGCGGCGTCGCCTGTCCGTGTCATTCGTTGGAGATATCCCCAGTTCGCAGAGCTGATTTCTGTTAAAAATAGCCGTGATAATGTCGCGTTATTCTGAAACATTTACCAACATGTCACGCAGGAAATGTAACACGCCCTCGTCATCTGATTCAGATCGACAAACGGCAGACCTTATCGAGGGTTCATCTAGCGGTCGGCGGCCAAAGGCGCGGGCAAACGGTCGTCGCCCATTATGGCGCTCGATTTTGGGCTGTTTATCGGGACGTAGAGTTGCTCGCGGTAACCGTCTACAAAAAGGGCGCGCTGGCTGTGCAGGCCGCACTCGTCGCCGCCGGATATTCGTCAGAATGACGGAAGGACCTGCTCGGCGGGGCCTGACGACTGGCGGATAATTCGTGGTTGTGCAGGCAGTATTTGGGCAATCGGTATTGCCCATATTGCCCCATTCTCTTTGTGTGCAGAATATAACATGCTCTGTTATAATCAGTTAAGATAATCGGGCCGCCGGGATTCGAACCCGGGACCTCTTGAACCCCATTCAAGCGCACTACCAAGCTGTGCTACGGCCCGATGACGCGGCCACTATCCACTGCCCCTCTTCGGTCTGCCAACCAAAGTTTTGCAGATCGCGAAAAGGATCGCATTGAGGCGGTGAAGCCAGGTGGATCGCGCGCTACGTCGCGCGATGGTGGTTTGCGCCGTTAGTTATCGAGCGTCGGAGCGCTCGCTCCACCCGGCGAGAAACGCATCGATCAGCTCCGGCAACTGATCGCTGTAGCCACCTTCGAGGATCGCGCCCGCAGGGATCTTCGTTTCGCGGATCCACCGGCCGAACGTCACGAAATCTTCGGTTTCTAGAGTCATTTCCGTGATCGGATCGCCTGTAAAAGCATCGAAGCCGGCGGAGACGAGCAGCAGGTCCGGCTTGAACGCAACCAATTGATCGAGTGCCCGGCGGACTTCGCCGACATGGTTCGCTCGCGGGCCGAGCGGCGGAACCGGGTAGTTGTGAATGTTGCCAAACGAGCGCGTTCCCGTTCCCGGATAACCGGGAAATTGATTAATTGAGGCGAACGCGATTCGTGGATTACCCGCCACGATATCTTCGGTTCCATTCCCGTGGTGCGCGTCGAAATCCCAGATGGCGACTCGCTCCGCGCCATTCGCCAGCGCTTCGTGAGCGGCAACGGCAATGTGGCTGAAATAGCAAAAGCCCATGGCGCGCTCACGCATGGCGTGGTGTCCCGGAGGCCGCATCAGGCTGAAAGCTGCGTTTCCGCCGAGCGCTTCGCGCGCGACGTCGACCGCGGCTCCCGTGGCTCGCGCCGCGTGCTCGAAAATGCCGGGATGCGCCGCTGTGTCGGCATCGAAGTCCGTGACCGCGCTTTTGACGCGGTCGATGTGGCCAGGAGAGTGAGCGCGGAGCAGCATTTCTTCCGTGGCCGCTTGGGGCACCCGCCATTCCCAGTCCGGATGGCGGGATTTCAGGAGCGGAACTGTTTTCCGAATCCGGTCAGGGCGCTCCGGATGTCCCGGCGCGGAGTATTCCACGCACCGAGGATCGTGGAAAATGATCACGGTTATCCCCAAGACCCGGCGGTCACAAACAGAAAAAATCGGCTCTTGGCTTGGTCGGCAAGACCGTCACTCGTCGTCCTCCTCTGGTGATGGCGAAGGGACTTCGCCCGGAGGATTCTTTTTTCCCTGCCGAAGACCGCCGGAATTATCGGGTTCCGAAGGTGATTGGCGAGGCTTCGCTGGGGGGCCTTTCTGTTGAGGAGCGAACTTGGCGGAAGGCGACTGGCGTGCCGAAGGCGATTCCTCCGGTTCCTGCTGTTGCCGCGGTGAGATCAGCGAATGAGGAGCGGTGCTCGATCTTGGGGACGCGGAAGGCGACGGCGACGAGCTTGGGGGCGGCGATACCGCTGGTTTCGGAGCTGCAGACGGGCTTGGCGACGCGGGCGGGGTCGTCACCTTTGGTGGCATCGACGGAATCACGGCTGGAGTTGGACTTGGCGCATTCCCCAACTTGGTGATCGATGTTTTTATCCACGAAAATGAACCCTTGGCCAGATCTTGTTCGATGGCCGCGGCGGTCAGCACTTCCCCCTGCGTGAAACCTCCAAGTGATTTTTTTGCCGGCAGCGTCGCCGTGGGTGGCTGACCAACGGGCGCCGGGTCGTAATTTTCCTCCACGACCGGTTTGATTTCCTTTCCGCTCAAATAAGTCGTTAGGTTGGCCATGGTCACATCCGCTCCGTTTGTCGCTTTCGTGGCGGTGACCCATTGCGACTTGGCGCCATCGATGCTGCGCAAGTTCTCCATAATCTGGGTTTCGTTCTGGCGTTCCTGTTTGTCGCCCAGGAGCGCGGTGGTGAAAACCGGCACGATGTAGGCGACCGGTAGAAGGACTATGGCGGCGATTATGAGCCCGATGCCCGAGCCCGTTCCGCCTCGGCTGATGGTGATGATTCCAAGAATGATCGCGGCAATGGCGACGGGCCAGACGAGGATCCACGCGCCGCAGCCCAGAATGGGTATGCAGGAAATGAGCAGCGTGGCTCCCAGCAAGATCCATCCGACCCGGGCCATCGTTTTGTAGCTGCGGCTCCCTGTCGCTACCGGTTGGGCAGGGTAAGCACTCGGCCGGCTCGGGACTGCGGCCGGGACTGGCGCTGGCGTGGGCGCCGGCATTGGTGCGGCGCCCGCCACTGGCACGGCCGGCGCCGTCGACTCGGCCGGGGGAAGAACAACCCCCGCTACGCTCGAGAGCGGCGCCCATCCCGCGGCGCCCTCATACCAGGCCAGGTCTGTTCCCAAGAAGGTTCGGTCCGCCAGCTTTCGATTGACTTCCTCGAGTGAAAAAGGCCCGAGCTGTTGGCCGTTCTTGCCGACGTAAAGTTGCATGTCAAATCTTCTGAAGGAAACCGCCGGCAAGATCAAGCCCGCTTCGGCTTGGCGCTTGTCTTTTCAAAAAGAACGGCCATCCATTTGGCCATGAAGTCTTTCGTCCGCCTGTTCGCCCCGATATTCGTGTGCTTTTGTCTCTCCCTGGCCGCCGCCGCGGAGGAGGTCGAATGGACTCCGGAAGCGAACATGGACCACCAGCTTTTCCCGTCGCTGCTGATCGCGACCGCCTCGGTCCGCCCCATTGAGCCGGGCGACGAAGAAGCGGAAGCGCCCGATCCCTATTTGCTCGGGGAACGCTTTGGTTTAGTCGGCGTTTCCGTGAAGGCCCCGGCGGAAAACGCCAAAGTCAAAGTGACCGTGAAGGAAAACGATCTCATGACGGCGACCTCCTGGAACGGAGAGCTGGCCGAGGCCGGCAAGGATTACTTCATCGCGCCGAAGGTGAATTACAAATTCGAACGGCTGCGCAAGGTCACCCAGCAGGTGCCGCTCAACGTCACCTTTGAAGTGGAAGTGGACGGCGAATCGTCCGGGGAAAAGCACGAGACGCTCCAGGTGCGCTCGATCAATGATTGCCCCTTTGGCGTCGCCAAGTCCGAGGAAACCCTCGACGATGAAAACTTCATCGCTGGATCCACCGAGCTCGGCTGGATGTTCGCCGCCTACGTCAACGAGAACCATCCGATGCTCGATAAGATTCTTCAGGAAGCGCTCGACACGAAAATCGTCAGCGCGTTCCGCGTCACCACGCACGAGCATGACGAAACGCTCCGGCAGGTTTTCGCTGTCTGGTCGGC
It includes:
- a CDS encoding toll/interleukin-1 receptor domain-containing protein, with the translated sequence MPAADGAQPRPVIMKTDPLEPLAARRSLLRRCMDHFYGFDVFICYTREDDRESRYANALFVKLANEKPRLRCFLDIKGLNQDETLSEAIAGRLRESRFVVILAGSATGERPSVLNEARLAVQMKKRIMLVDRGIGWANSSSSLKQVVDPRSVMEPNPAVPSTIVIATLRNHVRRWQVDTLRRVGIATAFVTVSMLAMASFGLYLRQTKIAAAEAAARQEANKARKQADDALADAQHQRSNEGYIAAQRAINESEEMEALPLLLHALRIWPENRLVADRLYGLLTQRTFAIPVAGPASADAYQSFSRISGFGVSDDGNFRVVLNGIPNEFRGSVPGEHKMGLADLSKPDSGLDPFFSGTMSRDGRWFATRAVDGFGEQNWLAVMDLNTSKELRQKVPKEVSAIALLPSLGLVVAAGGPENRNEREVSKHPDGIDVYIWRFAGPEPKLVTQKLNIGTSSVRHIQPFPDERRLAFLYNMPSVKGEGIWLCELQTQNLTLESTQEKFATIPSYSDLSIDASGAVLAFSPPHSSGDKKTSLPAYAIQGTNLKQLQDVEWPMALQRSAGRGSEGQFWPGTDLFLFCGTDRLLLGKLRQEASGKLRIKAITTPMTWYLAGARDFFLGALVSEHTSVKGRDIEHSEYCIFDGKQGMALPEVVPQEAPTRFYGGSLLEGVTELARSTNPSIILSATVTTLGRDPSDPKELPDAFTFELALRRDARQAIPLKPDFKLEWSEDSSNVNARGAISNDGQYVAVAAHDKEGFSLMVWDTGNGKLLTVKQLPKTLELDDSASFGSIVGLCFGDDPSTLCLINEAGRILLWDWRRRAPFSDLLAPRAGWKADKNQLFDVSELQWTRGKLQFVMNTGQQKYRVTYKLGFPHTLPTITRLTQLVRAITGADADTNGYVVPVASVVENREQPISSDTVNRLRQEWADAKGDDEELTFCRWYLADRATRPVYPGAKQTVPELFEFFLHAGLYDEAEMLSFGDGKKIERVRAKNKQDK
- a CDS encoding DUF4339 domain-containing protein, yielding MQLYVGKNGQQLGPFSLEEVNRKLADRTFLGTDLAWYEGAAGWAPLSSVAGVVLPPAESTAPAVPVAGAAPMPAPTPAPVPAAVPSRPSAYPAQPVATGSRSYKTMARVGWILLGATLLISCIPILGCGAWILVWPVAIAAIILGIITISRGGTGSGIGLIIAAIVLLPVAYIVPVFTTALLGDKQERQNETQIMENLRSIDGAKSQWVTATKATNGADVTMANLTTYLSGKEIKPVVEENYDPAPVGQPPTATLPAKKSLGGFTQGEVLTAAAIEQDLAKGSFSWIKTSITKLGNAPSPTPAVIPSMPPKVTTPPASPSPSAAPKPAVSPPPSSSPSPSASPRSSTAPHSLISPRQQQEPEESPSARQSPSAKFAPQQKGPPAKPRQSPSEPDNSGGLRQGKKNPPGEVPSPSPEEDDE
- a CDS encoding DDE-type integrase/transposase/recombinase is translated as MRATVPRQVWSWDFVEDQTENGTRFRILTLLDEHTRECLAMHAAWSLRVVDAITIIEATIAHYGTPPHLRSDNGPEFIAYAIQDWLKERQIKTLYIKPGSP
- a CDS encoding histone deacetylase, whose protein sequence is MEYSAPGHPERPDRIRKTVPLLKSRHPDWEWRVPQAATEEMLLRAHSPGHIDRVKSAVTDFDADTAAHPGIFEHAARATGAAVDVAREALGGNAAFSLMRPPGHHAMRERAMGFCYFSHIAVAAHEALANGAERVAIWDFDAHHGNGTEDIVAGNPRIAFASINQFPGYPGTGTRSFGNIHNYPVPPLGPRANHVGEVRRALDQLVAFKPDLLLVSAGFDAFTGDPITEMTLETEDFVTFGRWIRETKIPAGAILEGGYSDQLPELIDAFLAGWSERSDAR